The segment GCTAAGTCTCCAAAATAATTAAAAGCATTTAGCGAAACCCCTAACGAATTGTAAATTTTATCTTTTCCGAAATTTGATTTCTTACCGCGATAGCTGGCAATGCGCTTATTGTTCTTTTTTATGTTCCGCCTGTTCATTTGGCTGTAAGCCTCATTGGCCGAGAGGGTAAGGAACAAGCACGCCAGGATCAGGTAAGCCAACTTTCTCATTGCGGGTAAGTATTTAAAAATCAGTAAGCTACAAAGGTAAGTAAAAAATCAATTTCTAATATCTAATCCCCAATTAAGCTTTTGCCTCAGGGTTTTAAAATACGATTGGTTTTCCAGTTGTATAAGATGTGCTTTAAAGGCTTCTTTTTTCACTTTTAGCTTAACGGTATTGTCTACAATAGCGGTTCTGGAGTCGAGTGAAACCAGGAATTTTTTGCTTCTTCCCTCCACTTCAAACGTTATTTCCGATTGGTCGGGAACCACAATGGGACGTACGGTCAGATTATGCGGGCTAACCGGTGTAATGATGAAATTGCCGGAGCGCGGGAACACCAATGGGCCCCCGCAACTTAGTGAGTAACCGGTTGAGCCGGTTGGCGTGGCAACAATTATACCATCGGCCCAGTACGAGTTAAGAAACTCACCATCGATATAGGTGTGCACGGTAATCATGGAGGAGGAATCCTTTTTGACAACCGTAAAATCATTCAATGCAAAGTTGAGTTTGCCAAATAACTTCTTGTTTGACTCAAGCCTTAGGATAACGCGTTTGTCCAACGAGTAAGCATTTGCAAAAAGCTTTTGTAATGCATGCTCGGTCTCAAGGCCGCTGGTGGTTGCCAAAAAACCAAGCCTTCCGGTGTTTATACCAAGCACCGGGGTCTCGGCTGCCCCAATGTGTGTAATGGATTCCAGTAATGTGCCATCACCACCAATGCTTAAAAAGGCATCTAATTTTTTTAGTGATTCACCGGGTTCATAAATCTTCCTTTTAAAATTTTTAAAAGCACTGCCCTTTAGCAACTTTTCGTATTTACTGGAAACAAAAAGTTCGGCTTTGTGCCGGGTAAGGATTTCAAAAATGAGCCTGATAAAATCTGCCGATTGCCGGTTAAATTCTTTTCCGTGGAGACCAATTTTCATAGCGTTATCCGGCTAGGTTGTATGCCATTAACCTTAAAGGTACAACTGAAATACGGAAGGGAAAAGTTGAGCGGG is part of the Cyclobacteriaceae bacterium genome and harbors:
- a CDS encoding NAD kinase, with the translated sequence MKIGLHGKEFNRQSADFIRLIFEILTRHKAELFVSSKYEKLLKGSAFKNFKRKIYEPGESLKKLDAFLSIGGDGTLLESITHIGAAETPVLGINTGRLGFLATTSGLETEHALQKLFANAYSLDKRVILRLESNKKLFGKLNFALNDFTVVKKDSSSMITVHTYIDGEFLNSYWADGIIVATPTGSTGYSLSCGGPLVFPRSGNFIITPVSPHNLTVRPIVVPDQSEITFEVEGRSKKFLVSLDSRTAIVDNTVKLKVKKEAFKAHLIQLENQSYFKTLRQKLNWGLDIRN